Genomic window (Accipiter gentilis chromosome 7, bAccGen1.1, whole genome shotgun sequence):
CTGCTTTACATACTAGCACTTGTGAGACTTTAAACTGtgctaggtaaaaaaaaaaatacaaaaacactCCATTTAGAAACTTAAGACAACAACATAATCTGCACTATTGTCTATTGCCAGATTTTCCTAAAGATGTTCTGAAATAATATTCCAGGGATATCAGACATTGCATTTTTGCCACAGTAGGACAGTTTTGTATATGTGCTGGTATTACAACTGATTTGAAAATGACGCTGTTCGTTATTGGTACATGAGTACTTTCTACTTAAAATGCCTTTATGCTGAAATGATCTGACATAATGGACCCTAAATCTTCTCGATCAGCCATCACGCTCAATGGATGTTAAATCTTGAAAAACCTCAGTAGTTTATTAATATTTCACCAGTAAAGCAGCTTTTAGACAAAGCACATTCCTAACAAGATGTATACTTAACACAGTAAAATAGCTAACTATACTAAGAgtttaaaaggcaaacaaatgaGGTGAACATCATGACTTTAGGTTCACGATGCCTTCTACTAGGAAACAGGCACACTAGTGGACTTTATGCTTCCATTGCCTGAGATGGTCATCACTGATGAGTAATAATGATTAAATTAGTATGAAAAAGGAAGCTAGAGTTAGAAGATGTCCTGGTTTTGCTTGCATATTTGGTcatgaggaaggaaaggagggcaGACTTGTATATTGTCTGGCTATACCGCAGCTGGTGTTCTGCCTGTTTTCCTGTCATCAGCTGGCTGGCTGTCCTGttctctgctggctgcagcctcGTGTCAGGATGAACTTGTGGCCCAGCTGTGTCTGTGTAGACCTTGACTGAATTTTTGGGTTTGTCGATTGACATGTTCTGGCATCCCACTGGTTTAATTGCCTCTAAACATCACTTCAGTTATGGTGAGCCACATCTCACAGGCATTAAGTACATgcacaaatagaaaataaaatggagaagttGTCAGAGGCACGTGCAGGTATGTGGGTATTTGCCAAACGGAATCTAGCAAGAGAAGGATTATGAATAGGAGGAGGATTCTCCTTGTTACATGCAAAGAACATTCTTACAAAATTCCTCAACCTGTGCCATCAGCTTTCTTCTGCTGAAACTCCTTACAAATTCAAAAAAACAGCCTACGATTGAGGAATCAAAATCAAATGCTAAATTAacgaaataaaacaaaatgtttcctaAAGTGAAATGTCTGTTCAAAGGACTATTTCAAGGTTTTGCTCTCTTGCCtgaatgtatcttttttttgggggggcgggtAACAAGTTACTTAAAAGCCTCAAAACAGAAGAGCtctgtaataaaaattaatttaaattctaCATACTCCTCCCCTTTGAAGTCTACTAGAACAAATTCAAACAACTTGGAGCACGACATGTTTAATTAAAGACCTAAAATGATTTTTGTCATCAACATGCCTTGATGTGGAACTGAGATAAGGAGATTTCTCTGAGGCCAGCTGGCGGGTCAGCAGCAGTATTATGATGGCAGACCAGAGTCCTCGGTTCCAGACCCTGTGCCAATTCCTGGGGCTGTAACTACAGCCCCTTCAGCAGTAAGGGCTGGGTAAGGCTTCGGGGCCCAAGGCAGCTATTCAACATTTACATGTTGTCACGCCGTAAATACGCGCGGTGCTATGAAACCTCAGGAAGCGCAGACTACTCCAAGCCATAGTTTTTCAACTAAACTGAAAGCCATCGCCTCATTTCTCGCAGCCATTGGGCCTGTGCCTGTAAACCCTCTGTATTTCCTTAAGCTTTTGCCCTCCGAGGACCCTACTTACCGGCTTAAGGCTGATGGGGACTGAGGCATTACTGTTCGTGACAGGCCTCCACCCCGCCCGGTCTCTGGGCAGGCCCGGCGTTCCCTCGGCGGAGGTGCGCTCTGACCGCCGCGGCCGAGCCCGAGGCCGGCCGGGCTTTCCCGCCCGCTGCCTACGGTTGCAGTGGCTCCTCCCGGAGCCCAGGCGGCGGTGGTGCCCGGGCGGCCCCGCAGCCCGATCGCGGCCGCGGCCacggccgccgcctccgcctcctcccctcAAGATGAACTCGCGGCTTCGGCACTGGAGGGAAGCGGCCACGCTGCTGCTGGCGGCGGGAgcgccggcgcggccgccgcgctccccgcTCGGCCCCTTTGActatgagctgctgctgctgcagcggaGCCCCCGCAGCGGCTTCGCGCCCAGCGCCCACGTCTTCCCGGGGGGCCTGGTGGAGGCGGCGGATTTCTCCGCTGactggctggggctgctgcccgcCTCGCCTCAGTGCGGGCTGGGCCTCGTACGGCCGCCGCCTCCGGGCAGCTGCCGGGCCCCGCTCTTCGCCACCGACCGGGAGCAGCTGGGCTCGCCGCTGCCGGGCGAAGTCGCCTTCCGCATCTGCGCCATCAGGGAAACTTTCGAGGAGGCGGGAATCCTGCTGCTGGTGCCGGggcgcgggccggcggcgggcagcgggccGGCCCCCCCGCTGCCGGCGGAGCGCTTGCCCCCCGCCGCGGAGCTGAGCGAGTGGCGGCGCCGGGTGCAGGAGGACCCGGCCTGCTTCTTGCAGCTGTGCCGGCACCTGGGCTGCGTCCCCAATATCTGGGCGCTGCAGGAGTGGAGCAACTGGCTGACGCCCGTCGAAAGGGCTGGTCGCGGCGCCCGGCGCTACGACGCGGCTTTCTACCTGTGCTGCCTGGAGCGGCGGCCGCCCCTCACCTCGCAGGACGACCGAGAGGTGACGGCCTTCCTGGTAAGAGCGGCCGCCGGGCTGGCGCAGGAGCAGGTGCCCGGGCTTCGCCGCCCTCCtggccatgccatgccatgccatgccatgccatgccatgccatgccatgccgcGCCATGCCGCGCCGGCCGGGCGAGCACTCCGATGGCAACAAGCACGAGAGACCCCGCTTCTGCCCCACGCAGCCCTCCCTCCTCTTCACCCCCCGGCCTCCGCGAAACGGCCGGGCCTGTTCCCGTACAGATTAACCCGTCGAACGCAGGCCTAGCGCTCTAGCGCTCTCCCGATAATGCTCCCTAAGACgtgagaaaagggaagggagttTTCCTCTTCGCGGGCATCCTCTCCCTCGTACACCTCTCCTTCCAATCAGTAACTGCCACTGCCCCCTTTAATCAGACCTGCAGCTGTAACTAACCGCTGGCAGAAGAGGGTGTTTCTGGAATGTCATTTTACATGAAGTTTTATGGCGTAGGACGTACGTCCCATCCGATCGTTTTCACCTTGGATTACTGTTACCTTTCAAAGTAACCACTTTTTATACATTCATCCGTGCAGCACCAATTAAGTATGGTCATTGCACCCTTAGCATTCAGTATGCTTGGCCAGATCCAAGTGGTATGAACAGGGTCTTCCAGGGCTGCAAGAGCTGCTAGTAATTTCTGTCTCTGGTAGAGTTACTTGGAATATTTTAAGTAACATACAAACTTGTTGAAATAGTGTATTATTAAAACCATTTTGGAGGCtatatggatttttatttttttactttctttttttaattggaggGGGTAAAAGAGTAAAAAACTTAATGAAGAAACAGGGTCAGATACATCAGGGTCTAAGTTTTTCTAGAATTCTGAGAAGTTTGAAAGCAAGTTAGAAGTACATGGGAAACCAGACGGTCCTGTAAAAGTTTACCTAACAATTTTAGTACTACTGACattccaatatttatttttttaacagatcctgctacagaaatttaaaaatacccAAGATCTTATCCTC
Coding sequences:
- the NUDT19 gene encoding acyl-coenzyme A diphosphatase NUDT19 codes for the protein MGTEALLFVTGLHPARSLGRPGVPSAEVRSDRRGRARGRPGFPARCLRLQWLLPEPRRRWCPGGPAARSRPRPRPPPPPPPLKMNSRLRHWREAATLLLAAGAPARPPRSPLGPFDYELLLLQRSPRSGFAPSAHVFPGGLVEAADFSADWLGLLPASPQCGLGLVRPPPPGSCRAPLFATDREQLGSPLPGEVAFRICAIRETFEEAGILLLVPGRGPAAGSGPAPPLPAERLPPAAELSEWRRRVQEDPACFLQLCRHLGCVPNIWALQEWSNWLTPVERAGRGARRYDAAFYLCCLERRPPLTSQDDREVTAFLWSSPPEAIERFKSQEIWFPPPQFYELCRLCNFSSFRELHKFSSDRALEGCERWMPVMLTASDGDIELLPGDELYPEDPDYTGEKKIIMSTDKKVEDVMKEGSVFHRIVIKNINNLAVYVNIQAKYKHVNPLMINSDCSDYSSRL